The Chordicoccus furentiruminis DNA window GTATAGACCGCGTCAAGCCCGCTCTTGCGAATGCATTTCTGAAACATTCTCATAAAATCAAGATGGCCGACGAACCGGACAGGTCCGGTTTTTTCAAAGCAGATTCGGATTCTCATCGTATCGTCTCCCCTGCCGTCTGACGGCCGCCGGATGCATATTCCTGACTGTTCTCGAAGCAGACGCCCTCGCCGACCGTTCTGGCCCCGCAGCCGGAACAGTGCTCACGGCAGTTGGCGGTCGTACCTCTGCCTTCAATGGCTTTCAGCCACTCCCGGATAAGGAAGTCCTTCGATACCTCCACGTCGATGAAGTCCCACGGAAAGACCTCATCGAGTCTCCTCGGCCGCCTCGTGTAGAATTCCACATCCAGTCCGCACGCCTCATACGCTTCCCGCCAGATCCGGTAGTCAAAGAAATCCGTCCAGGAGTCAAAGCGCGCGCCATGCCGCCATGCGTACTCGATCACCGGCGCGACCCTGCGGTCTCCCCGGGCCAGCAGACCCTCCAGCTCAGTGCCGTCCGCCTCATGCCATTTGTAATGGATCCGCTTCTGGTTCTTCATGGCGCGGATCTCGTCCCGCACGGTATGCGCGTAATCGAGATAGTCCGACGGACGGGCCATCTGCGCCCACTGGAACGGCGTAAACGGTTTCGGAACCAGAAACGACGTGCTGACTGTCACGTCGACCGGACTCAGCCGCCGTTCCTTCGGCACCCCGTCAAAATACTGCTCGCAAATCTTCTGGGCGAGATGCGCAATGCCCCGCCTGTCCTCATCCGTCTCAGTCGGCAGGCCGAGCATGAAATACAGCTTGACCCGGCTCCAGCCGCCCTGAAAGGCCTGCGCCGCGCCGTTCAGGATTTCCTCCTCCGTCAGTCCCTTGTTGATCACGTCCCGGAGCCGCTGCGTGCCGGCTTCCGGCGCGAAGGTCAGAGAGCTCTTGCGGACGTCCTGCACCTTTGACATCACGTCCAGCGAGAAATTGTCGATCCGAAGTGACGGAAGGGAGAGATTGACATGCTTCTTCTCGAACAGATCGATCAGATCACTGAGAAGTCCGGGAAGATCCCGGTAGTCGCTGGAGCTCAGCGAGCTCAGCGACACCTCATCCTGTCCGCTCGACGCGAGCATGCTCTTCGCCAGACCGAGCAGATACTCCCTGCTGCGCTCCCGCAGAGGACGGTAAACGATCCCCGCCTGACAGAAGCGGCAGCCGCGGATACAGCCGCGCTGTATCTCAAGAACAGCCCGGTCCTGCACCGGCCGGATGAACGGGACGATCGGGCGCGCCGGGTACGGCGTGCGGTCCAGATCCGTTGCCACCTGTCTCCGCACTCTGGCGGGCACATCCGGATAACGGGGATCGAACCTGAAAATCGTGCCGTCCTCATGATACGTCACCTCATAGAGGGACGGAATGTAGATTCCGGGAATTCCCGCCGCCTCACGCAGAAACGCCTCCCTCGTGCCGCCGCTTTCCCGTACACGCCGGTAGCAGTCCATCAGGCGGTCCATCACCGTCTCGGACTCGCCGATGTAGAAGAGATCGAAGAACGGCGCAATCGGCTCCGGATTGTAGGCGCAGGGACCTCCGCCCATCACGACCGGATCGTCCCATGTTCTCTCCTCAGCATGAAGAGGGATCCCCGACAGGTTGAGAATATCGAGAATATTCGTATAGCAGAGCTCATACTGCAGCGTGATGCCGAGGAAATCGAAGGATTTCACCGGATCCTGTGATTCGAGGGCAAACAGCGGAATCCTTCTTTCTTTCATGATGTCCGCAAGATCCGGCCAGGGGGCATACACCCGCTCGCACCACGTATCCGTCCGCCGGTTCAGCTGTTCGTAGATGATCTGGATGCCGAGATGGGACATGCCGATCTCATAGACATCCGGGAAACACATCGCGTAGCGGATCCGGACGGAGTCCGGGTCCTTGACGACCGCATTCGGTTCTCCGCCGATATAGCGCGCCGGCTTCTCTACCTGCTGAAGAATATCGTCATCGAGTGCCAGACGGTTCATATTTTTCCTCCCGTTTGGAGACCGCCGACGCCCTCCCACGGGGAACTGCCCCCGCGGGAGGGCGTCCGTTCCATTCGCAGGATGTCCCGCCGGTCTCCCGTTTCTCTTTCTCAGCGCCGCGCCAGCTCGTCGGTGATCTCCTCCCAGGTCACGCCCCGCTCCGCCATCAGGACCATCAGATGGTAGAGATAATCGGCGATCTCATACCGGATCTCCTCCCGGTTCGGGTTTTTCGCGGCGATGATGATCTCCGTGTTCTCCTCTCCGACCTTCTTCAGAATCTTGTCGATCCCCTTGTCGAAGAGGTAATTCGTGTAGGAGCCTTCCTTCGGATGCTCACGGCGGTCCAGAATCACCCGCATCACCTGCTCGAAGACATGGTACGGATTCGTCTCCCGGCTCTCCTTCGACGCAAGCGGCGTGTAGAAGCAGCTGTGATGACCGGTATGGCAGGCCGCTCCCACCTGAACGACCTTCGCCAGCATGGTGTCGCGGTCGCAGTCAATCGAGAGCGACTGGACATACTGCACATGCCCGCTGGTTTCTCCCTTCATCCAGAGCGTCTGCCGGCTCCGCGAGAAATAGGTCATCCGCCCCGTATCAAGCGTCCGGCGGAAACTCTCCTCGTTCATCCACGCCATCATCAGGACTTCGTCCGTGCGCGCGTCCTGCACGATGCACGGAACCAGTCCGCGGTCATTTTTCGTAAATTCGCTCCATGGAACCGCGCTGGTCAGAATGTCCATCCGGATTCCCTGGTTCCGGAGAGCAATCTTCTCTCCGATCAGATCCTGCCCCGGCCGGCTGACCGAGCCTCCCGTGACGCCGGAGACCGGGCCGGTGCGGAGAAGATCCGAAATCGTTTTCTCCGATCCTCCGCTGTGGACGATCAGATGAAGATCTGTCTTTCCTTCAAATAAAGACGTCTCCGAATCGTCGAGGAGAAGCAGCGTATCCGCCCATGTCCCGATGGCGTCCCTGTGGAGGTCAAACTCCGCGTAATCCGAGACGCTGACAGCCAGATGATCCCGTCCGAAGCGTTTGGAGACATCCTCCAGCATACGGAGGTTGGAATCCTTCGAGCCGTTCAGCACCGCCCGCTCGCAGCCGGCGTAAAGCAGCTTCTTCACATCCTCCGCCCGCCGGATGTTCCCGGCCGCCAGTACCGGAATCTGCGCCGTCCGGACAATCTCCCGGATACAGTCGATCGCAGCGTCATGCGCGGCGTCTCCGTCGGAGAAATCAAAGATCAGCAGCCGGTCGGCTCCGCGGTCGCTGTATTCCCGGGCCGCCGCCACGGGATCGCCGTCTCCGAGCAGATTGGTCTGGCCGAAGCCTGTGACAGACCTGCCGCCAAGAAGATAAATGCAGGGAATCAGATCATGGATCATTGCAGCCGCCTTTCCTGTACGCGGTATCCGGAGAAGACTCAGCCATTCACCGGAAACCGCCATTTCAGCCGCCCGTCTTCATACGGGCGAATTCATGATTTACGCAAGGCTCCCCTTCGTTGAAAGCACGTCTGTGATGCGCGGGTCGAAGGAGGTCGCCTCATCCAGCGCCTTGGCCAGCGCCTTGAAGGACGCCTCGGCCAGATGATGATTGTTGACACCGGCCAGCTCGCGGAGATGGAGATTCATCCGCGCGTTCTGGGCCAGCGCCAGGAAGAACTCGTCGAACATCTCGGTCTCGAACTCTCCGATGCGCTCCGCCGTATAGCGGACGCTGCTCACATAGCTTGCGCGCCCGCAGAGGTCAACCGCGCAGAGCACCAGCGCCTCGTCCATCGGAAGGATGAAGCTGCCGTAGCGGCGGATTCCCCGCTTGTCCCCTGCCGCCCGGCCGATCGCCTCTCCCAGGACGATGCCTGTGTCCTCGACGGTGTGATGCGTATCAACATCAAGGTCGCCCTTCACATGCACGGTCAGATCGAAGAAGCCGTGACGGGCGAATGCGTCCAGCATATGATTGAAAAAGCCGATGCCGGTGTCGATGTCCGCCTTTCCGCTTCCGTCCAGATTCAGCTGCACGAAGACGTCCGTCTCTCCCGTCGTGCGGCGGATCTCAGCTTCTCGTGCCATGTTCATCCTCCCCGAAACGGACCTGAATCGAATTGGCGTGGGCTGTCAGTCCCTCGGCCTTCGCGAACGAGACAATATCGCGGTGCAGCGCGTCAAGCGCTTCTTCCGAACTGTAGATGATGCTGGTCTTTCTGATGAAATCGTCCACGGACAAAGCGGAGAAGAAACGGGCCGTGCCGTTGGTCGGAAGCACGTGGTTCGGGCCCGCGAAGTAATCGCCCAGCGGCTCGGAGGACCAGGGGCCGATGAAAACGGCTCCGGCATGCCTCACCTTCGTCATCAGAAGGAACGGATCCTTTGTCACGATCTCCAGATGCTCCGGCGCGATGGCATTGACGGCGCGGACCGCCTCGTCCATCGAAGAAGCCACCAGCAGATGTCCGAAGTTCTGCAGGGATTTCAGGATGATGTCCCGGCGCTCAAGCGTCTTGACGTAAGCGTCGATTTCATCTGATACCTGCTGCGCAAGCTTCTCCGACGTCGTGACGAGAATCGCGGATGCCAGCTCGTCATGCTCCGCCTGTGACAGCAGATCAGCCGCCACACAGTGCGGATCCGCCGTCTCATCGGCCAGTACCGTGATCTCCGACGGACCGGCAACCGAATCGATGGAGACATGGCCGTAGACAGCCCGCTTCGCCAGCGCCACATAGATATTGCCCGGGCCTGTGATCTTGTCAACCTTCGGGATGGTTTCGGTACCGAAGGCCATCGCGGCGATCGCCTGAGCGCCGCCCGCCTTGTATACGGCGTCCGCACCGGCCTCATGCGCCGCTACCAGCGTCGTCGGGTAGACACGGCCGTCCCGTCCGGGCGGCGTGCACATCAGGATCCGGCCGACTCCGGCGACCTTCGCCGGAATCAGATTCATCAGCACCGAGGAAGGATAGGCCGCCTTGCCGCCCGGCACATAGACGCCGGCCCGGTCCAGCGGCAGAACCCGCTGACCGAGCACCATGCCGTTGTCCTCGGTCATGAACCAGCTTCTCTGCTTCTGCTGCTCATGGAAAGCCCGGATCCGTTCGATGGCGCGGCGGATCACCCGGACGAAGTCCGGATCGACCTCTTTATAGGCCTCCTCAATCTCCCGATCCGTCACGAGCAGCGTCTCCGGTGTGAGCGCGCAGTGATCGAAGCGCGCTTCACAGTCGATGACCGCCGCATCGCCTCTTTTCCGGACGTCCTCCAGAATAGCGGAAACCGCCTTCTCCTGTTTCGGATAGCTGTCCGTGCTCCGTTTCCGCATGCTCTGCTCGAGTACCGCAAAAGTATCTCCGCTAAGCGATTCGATCTTCATATTACAGCGCCTCCTTCAGACGGCTGATCAGCTCCGTGATCCGCACGTTCTCCATTTTCATGCTGACCTGATTGACTACGACGCGGGCGGACAGCGGGCAGACTTCCTCCAGCACCACCAGCCCGTTTTCGCGGAGTGTGGAACCGGTCTCCACGATGTCGCAGATGACCTCGGAGAGGCCGACGATCGGAGCCAGCTCGATGGATCCGTTCAGCTTGATGATCTCGACCGTCTGGTGCTTCCGGTTCAGGAAGTAGTCCTTGGCGATCTTCGGATATTTGGTTGCGACGCGGATGGTTTCTCCGGAATGCAGCGCCTCTCTTGCGCTCTCCGGTCCGCAGATGCACATCCGGCAGCGGCCATATCCGAGATCCAGTACCTCATAGATCGGGCGTCCTTCC harbors:
- a CDS encoding TIGR03960 family B12-binding radical SAM protein, which gives rise to MNRLALDDDILQQVEKPARYIGGEPNAVVKDPDSVRIRYAMCFPDVYEIGMSHLGIQIIYEQLNRRTDTWCERVYAPWPDLADIMKERRIPLFALESQDPVKSFDFLGITLQYELCYTNILDILNLSGIPLHAEERTWDDPVVMGGGPCAYNPEPIAPFFDLFYIGESETVMDRLMDCYRRVRESGGTREAFLREAAGIPGIYIPSLYEVTYHEDGTIFRFDPRYPDVPARVRRQVATDLDRTPYPARPIVPFIRPVQDRAVLEIQRGCIRGCRFCQAGIVYRPLRERSREYLLGLAKSMLASSGQDEVSLSSLSSSDYRDLPGLLSDLIDLFEKKHVNLSLPSLRIDNFSLDVMSKVQDVRKSSLTFAPEAGTQRLRDVINKGLTEEEILNGAAQAFQGGWSRVKLYFMLGLPTETDEDRRGIAHLAQKICEQYFDGVPKERRLSPVDVTVSTSFLVPKPFTPFQWAQMARPSDYLDYAHTVRDEIRAMKNQKRIHYKWHEADGTELEGLLARGDRRVAPVIEYAWRHGARFDSWTDFFDYRIWREAYEACGLDVEFYTRRPRRLDEVFPWDFIDVEVSKDFLIREWLKAIEGRGTTANCREHCSGCGARTVGEGVCFENSQEYASGGRQTAGETIR
- the hisIE gene encoding bifunctional phosphoribosyl-AMP cyclohydrolase/phosphoribosyl-ATP diphosphatase HisIE is translated as MIHDLIPCIYLLGGRSVTGFGQTNLLGDGDPVAAAREYSDRGADRLLIFDFSDGDAAHDAAIDCIREIVRTAQIPVLAAGNIRRAEDVKKLLYAGCERAVLNGSKDSNLRMLEDVSKRFGRDHLAVSVSDYAEFDLHRDAIGTWADTLLLLDDSETSLFEGKTDLHLIVHSGGSEKTISDLLRTGPVSGVTGGSVSRPGQDLIGEKIALRNQGIRMDILTSAVPWSEFTKNDRGLVPCIVQDARTDEVLMMAWMNEESFRRTLDTGRMTYFSRSRQTLWMKGETSGHVQYVQSLSIDCDRDTMLAKVVQVGAACHTGHHSCFYTPLASKESRETNPYHVFEQVMRVILDRREHPKEGSYTNYLFDKGIDKILKKVGEENTEIIIAAKNPNREEIRYEIADYLYHLMVLMAERGVTWEEITDELARR
- the hisB gene encoding imidazoleglycerol-phosphate dehydratase HisB, producing MAREAEIRRTTGETDVFVQLNLDGSGKADIDTGIGFFNHMLDAFARHGFFDLTVHVKGDLDVDTHHTVEDTGIVLGEAIGRAAGDKRGIRRYGSFILPMDEALVLCAVDLCGRASYVSSVRYTAERIGEFETEMFDEFFLALAQNARMNLHLRELAGVNNHHLAEASFKALAKALDEATSFDPRITDVLSTKGSLA
- the hisD gene encoding histidinol dehydrogenase, translated to MKIESLSGDTFAVLEQSMRKRSTDSYPKQEKAVSAILEDVRKRGDAAVIDCEARFDHCALTPETLLVTDREIEEAYKEVDPDFVRVIRRAIERIRAFHEQQKQRSWFMTEDNGMVLGQRVLPLDRAGVYVPGGKAAYPSSVLMNLIPAKVAGVGRILMCTPPGRDGRVYPTTLVAAHEAGADAVYKAGGAQAIAAMAFGTETIPKVDKITGPGNIYVALAKRAVYGHVSIDSVAGPSEITVLADETADPHCVAADLLSQAEHDELASAILVTTSEKLAQQVSDEIDAYVKTLERRDIILKSLQNFGHLLVASSMDEAVRAVNAIAPEHLEIVTKDPFLLMTKVRHAGAVFIGPWSSEPLGDYFAGPNHVLPTNGTARFFSALSVDDFIRKTSIIYSSEEALDALHRDIVSFAKAEGLTAHANSIQVRFGEDEHGTRS
- the hisG gene encoding ATP phosphoribosyltransferase, producing MHDLTIALTKGRLAKKTLELFESVGISADGADDENTRKLIFRNEEMGIRFFLAKGPDVPTYVAYGAADIGIVGRDTILEEGRPIYEVLDLGYGRCRMCICGPESAREALHSGETIRVATKYPKIAKDYFLNRKHQTVEIIKLNGSIELAPIVGLSEVICDIVETGSTLRENGLVVLEEVCPLSARVVVNQVSMKMENVRITELISRLKEAL